The genomic window GCGGGCGACGACGTCCTGACGTGTCACCCCGGCGCAATCTTCGGTCCTGCTCCCGTCGTGGAGCGCGCGTTGCACCGCACCAGCTTCAACCGGGTGCTGTTGGCCGGAATGAGAGGAAAGATTAAGCGCTACTTGGCTTTTCCGGTGACCTGGGTCGCCGGGGCCGACGTCGCGAAGGGCTCGATCGCGGCGCTGGACAACGGGGTGACCGGCGAGCGCTACCTGTTGGTCGGCCGTCCCGAAGACACCTTCAGCACCGCCGGCGGCATCAACCGCGCGTGCGCAGTCGCCGGAATCGACCACCGCGTCGAGGACCTCGACTACCGCACCGATGCCGAGGCGCTGACCGCCGAGTTCGGCCCGACCCTGATGGCCATCGCGAAGGCCGCCGCCAACAGCGAGCGCAAGCCCAGAAGCAAAGACAACTTGACCACCCGGCGACTCGGGTATGCGCCCATGTCCCTCGATGACGGCGTGCGGCTGCTGATCTCGTGGCTGCGCGGCCTGGGCAAGCTCTAGGGGCTGCCCCAGTGTCGATCGCCGAGTCACGCGGCGCGGATCATCGAGATCTGGCCGATCGAATCCTGGACGCGGCCCAGCGCCTGGTTTTTCGCACCGGGGCCCGCCGGACGTCGCTGTCGGACGTGGCGGCGCTGGCGGGGGTGTCTCGGCCCACGATCTACCGCTATTTCGCGTCCAAGGAAGACCTGATCGACGCGCTGGGAAAGCGCGAACGGCGCCGCTTCAGCACGGCAATGGACGAGGCCATGTCGGGAGTCACCGGCGTCGCACGATTGGAGGCCGCCGTCGACGTCGTCGCGACATTCGTCGAGATTCAGCCACCGGGGCGGCTGCTCGACCTCGAGCCCACCTTCGCACACGACCAAATGGCCGCGGCGCTACCCATGCTCGTCGAGGGACTGGTGGTCATCCTGCAGCGCTGCGCCGGCGAAGGCGCCCTGGCCTCGGGTGCCAACCCGCGCGACCTGTCCGGCGCCATCGCACGAACGGCGTTGAGCCACTACATATTTCCCGACCGCGACCCCGCCGCGGCGCGCCGCGAAATCCGCGCCGCTGCCGGCCTTTCCGGCCGGGCGTGAGGATCGGCGCGGCCCGGCGCTTCGATTCACGGCCAACGGGTATCCGAAGCACTGGCGGCTGAGGTGCCGATAGGCGAAAATGATGCTGAAATCCTGTGGTGCGCGCGGGTGAGGGCAGAACGGCGGTCGATTCAACTCCGGGGGGAGGCGGGCTGAGCATGCAGCCCAAGACGCAATCCGCCAAGGTCGTGTCGACGAGAGTTCAACCGCCGGCCTACGAGGGCAAGCGCGTCACGCGCGACCGGTTGATCGACGTTCTGCGTGCCGGGCGGGCGAAGCGGCTGGCGTTGGTCCACGGGCCGGCAGGCTTCGGCAAGAGCACCCTCGCCCTGCAATGGCAGCGGGTGTTAGCGGCTGACGAGGTACCGGTTGCCTGGGTGAGCCTCGACCGCGGCCACAATGACGTTGTCGCCTTTCTCGGTGATCTGATCGCGGCGGTTGGGCGCGTCGAACCCACGCTGGTCGCGGACCTCGGCGACCTACTGGAAGAGCAGTCGGCCGACGCGCAACGATATGTGCAGGCCGAGCTCGTCAACCGGTGCGCGGGACGCGAGCGACCGCTGGCGATCGTGCTGGACGACTGGCACCTGATCGAGAGCCCCGACACCGCCGCGGCGCTGGACTTTCTCCTGACCGCCGGCCCCGACAACCTGCACCTCGTCGTCACCAGCAGAACCCGAGCACCCGGCATCGGCAGGCTCAAGGTCAGCAACCAGGTCGTCGAAATCGACGCCGCACAGTTGCGCTTCGACCAGCAGGAATCCGCGGCCTTCCTGCTCGACCTCAACGAGCTGGATCTCGACGGCAATGATGTGCACAGCCTGTGGTCGAGCACCGACGGCTGGGTGTCCGCCCTCCAGCTGGCCACCCTGTCGCTGCGGACCACCAGAGACGCGCCGGCGTTGATCAGGGGCTTTTCCGGCCGTCACCA from Mycobacterium shigaense includes these protein-coding regions:
- a CDS encoding NAD-dependent epimerase/dehydratase family protein, producing MASTIFVTGATGQTGGNVCRQLIERGDHVRALVRDPGTATALADIGIGIEVIQGDISDADDVRTAAKGADAAIHCAALLGGASQDLEDFKAVNMVGTTNVLDAATAHGMRRVVALSTATFLDLGTGLDFEEAPVLQNPPQDPYTVTKLAAFQEAHRRAAAGDDVLTCHPGAIFGPAPVVERALHRTSFNRVLLAGMRGKIKRYLAFPVTWVAGADVAKGSIAALDNGVTGERYLLVGRPEDTFSTAGGINRACAVAGIDHRVEDLDYRTDAEALTAEFGPTLMAIAKAAANSERKPRSKDNLTTRRLGYAPMSLDDGVRLLISWLRGLGKL
- a CDS encoding TetR/AcrR family transcriptional regulator codes for the protein MSIAESRGADHRDLADRILDAAQRLVFRTGARRTSLSDVAALAGVSRPTIYRYFASKEDLIDALGKRERRRFSTAMDEAMSGVTGVARLEAAVDVVATFVEIQPPGRLLDLEPTFAHDQMAAALPMLVEGLVVILQRCAGEGALASGANPRDLSGAIARTALSHYIFPDRDPAAARREIRAAAGLSGRA